Proteins encoded by one window of Aspergillus chevalieri M1 DNA, chromosome 6, nearly complete sequence:
- a CDS encoding putative acetamidase (COG:I,J,T;~EggNog:ENOG410PUE9;~InterPro:IPR023631,IPR036928,IPR020556;~PFAM:PF01425) translates to MVPSWKPTVQQKRSRQLAAIPPSWRLSTPITTSQTTLETIRSCNILTPRELQWTETTDVAKLLSLLASREVSSAQLTTAFCKRAAVAQQLTKCLTEIFFDRALAKAQELDEYLGRTGKTVGPLHGLPVSIKDRFDIEGYDTTVGWVGLVGKPAQKSSSIVQMLESMGAVLYVKTNVPQSLMMSDSYNHVFGQSINAFNSKLISGGSSGGEAALIGVRGSILGIGTDIGGSIRIPATLQGLYSICPTTGRVPWHCSFMNQYYLVPPVAGPMANSLNTVEYFMQSLLDSNPWDIDPGCIPVTWRKDVATFPDRKLRVGIVYDDGVVKPQPPIARLLRETAKKLKQAGHEVIEWDTSLHIQATNLWTKGVLADGGQHCKHLCDLVGEPLIEGMLVGTPNDQLSIPERELLEEEKWSFQTTFLNHWQASNIDALLMPVLPWVGYPPKAWVTSSQWLGYTAIWNLLNYAAVTVPVGKADVELDQPGEEWVGHVPRNESDGFNHAQYDIELVKGMPVCLQIVGGSFGEEKAVSVAKVVDQLMN, encoded by the exons atggtcCCCTCCTGGAAACCAACAGTCCAACAAAAACGGTCCCGCCAACTCGCCGCCATCCCACCCTCCTGGCGACTCTCGACGCCAATAACAACGTCGCAAACGACTCTCGAGACAATCCGCTCCTGTAACATTCTCACTCCCCGGGAGCTCCAATGGACTGAAACTACAGACGTCGCGAAATTACTCTCCCTTCTCGCTTCTCGGGAGGTGAGCAGTGCCCAGTTGACCACGGCATTCTGTAAACGGGCCGCTGTCGCGCAGCAGTTGACTAAATGTCTGACGGAGATTTTCTTTGATCGGGCGTTGGCCAAGGCTCAAGAGTTGGATGAGTATCTTGGAAGAACGGGGAAGACGGTTGGGCCGTTACACGGGTTGCCGGTTTCGATCAAAGATCGGTTTGATATTGAGGGGTATGATACTACTGTTG GATGGGTAGGGTTGGTTGGAAAACCGGCCCAGAAATCCAGTTCGATTGTGCAGATGCTCGAGTCGATGGGTGCCGTTCTTTACGTTAAGACGAATGTCCCCCAATCTCTAATG ATGTCCGACTCATATAACCACGTCTTTGGTCAGTCAATCAACGCATTCAACTCCAAACTCATCTCCGGCGGTAGTTCCGGAGGTGAAGCAGCCCTTATCGGAGTCCGAGGCAGTATACTAGGAATTGGCACAGATATTGGGGGGTCGATTCGGATCCCAGCCACTTTGCAGGGCCTCTATTCTATCTGTCCGACGACTGGTCGAGTACCGTGGCATTGCTCATT TATGAATCAGTATTACCTCGTTCCACCCGTGGCAGGTCCAATGGCCAACTCCCTAAACACTGTGGAATACTTCATGCAGAGTTTGCTCGACTCGAACCCCTGGGACATTGACCCGGGTTGCATTCCGGTCACGTGGAGGAAGGATGTAGCGACATTTCCGGACCGGAAGCTGAGAGTCGGTATCGTCTACGATGATGGAGTTGTCAAGCCCCAGCCGCCAATTGCCCGCTTACTTCGAGAGACCGCGAAAAAGTTGAAACAAGCGGGTCATGAGG TTATTGAATGGGACACATCCCTACACATCCAAGCCACGAATCTCTGGACGAAGGGCGTTCTAGCCGATGGAGGCCAGCACTGCAAGCATCTCTGCGACTTGGTAGGCGAACCTCTAATCGAGGGCATGCTCGTAGGCACACCAAACGACCAGCTCTCTATCCCAGAACGCGAATTG ctcgaagaagaaaagtgGTCCTTCCAAACCACCTTCCTCAACCACTGGCAAGCCTCCAATATCGATGCCCTCCTCATGCCCGTCCTACCATGGGTAGGCTATCCACCAAAAGCCTGGGTCACCAGCTCGCAGTGGCTTGGTTACACGGCTATCTGGAACTTGTTGAATTATGCTGCTGTTACTGTTCCTGTTGGGAAGGCAGATGTTGAGCTTGATCAGCCGGGGGAAGAATGGGTGGGACATGTGCCGAGGAATGAGTCGGATGGGTTTAATCATGCACAGT ATGATATCGAATTGGTCAAAGGCATGCCGGTTTGTTTGCAGATTGTTGGGGGAAGCTTtggggaggagaaggcgGTTTCTGTGGCTAAAGTTGTGGATCAGTTAATGAATTAG
- a CDS encoding class I SAM-dependent methyltransferase (BUSCO:EOG09262DPL;~COG:S;~EggNog:ENOG410PISG;~InterPro:IPR003788,IPR029063;~PFAM:PF02636) yields MDSPILNQLFRQLFRRPACQSLRYSSASAPSSSGRRAAAGVRLSGPSRQQSRPFLTRRQQTKRKNVDDGLVWHRIGDYPKDIDQELRTYPLVTAKDLRSRKERPRQVKMLTREFIDDSLYNPHYGYFSKHATIFSPGEPFDFNHIADGPEFHRMLGERYNEFEDKLDETQPDVARQLWHTPTELFRPYYGETIARYLVSNYKLTLYPYHDLIIYEMGAGNGTMMLNILDFIRDTDYEVYQRTKFRIIEISSALASLQMKNLMDSINAAGHLDHVEIVNKSIFDWDTYVHSPCFFLALEVFDNFGHDAIRYDRRTEMPQQSGVLIDADGEFHEYYNAQLDPLASRFLRVRQAAARRPYPSPLGHKVTRGIRNSLPWQSPYTLPEYIPTRLMQFFDILDSYFPAHRLIASDFSVLPDAVPGLNAPVVQTRYMRRTVPVSTPFVHQGYFDIFFPTDFNVIEDVYRAVTGKLTQVMSHEDFVDRWAYIEDTETRNGENPLLNWYKNASMLMTV; encoded by the exons ATGGACTCCCCCATCCTTAACCAGCTGTTTCGGCAGCTGTTCCGGCGTCCAGCCTGCCAGTCTCTGCGGTATTCATCTGCATCAGCACCCTCTTCATCGGGTCGCAGAGCGGCGGCGGGCGTTCGACTGTCCGGTCCGTCTCGTCAACAATCTCGTCCGTTCCTCACTCGACGCCAGCAGACCAAACGCAAGAATGTCGACGATGGATTGGTATGGCATAGAATAGGGGATTATCCCAAAGACATTGACCAGGAATTGAGGACCTATCCGCTGGTGACGGCCAAGGACCTGCGGAGTCGGAAAGAGAGGCCACGGCAGGTGAAGATGTTGACGAGGGAGTTCATTGACG ACAGTTTATACAACCCCCACTACGGTTACTTTTCGAAGCATGCGACCATTTTCAGTCCCGGAGAGCCGTTTGACTTCAACCATATTGCCGATGGCCCCGAGTTCCATCGCATGTTGGGAGAGCGCTACAACGAGTTCGAGGATAAGCTAGACGAAACACAACCGGATGTGGCGCGTCAATTATGGCATACGCCGACAGAGCTGTTCCGGCCTTACTACGGCGAGACGATTGCTCGGTACCTGGTGTCGAATTACAAATTGACTCTTTATCCGTACCACGACCTCATAATTTACGAGATGGGAGCCGGTAATGGAACAATGATGTTGAATATTTTGGATTTCATTCGGGATACCGACTACGAGGTCTACCAGCGGACCAAGTTCCGGATTATTGAAATCTCCTCGGCCCTTGCCAGTCTTCAGATGAAgaatttgatggattcgatCAACGCCGCCGGTCACTTGGATCACGTCGAGATTGTCAACAAGTCTATCTTCGATTGGGACACATACGTGCATTCACCATGTTTCTTCCTGGCGTTAGAGGTTTTTGACAATTTTGGCCACGACGCGATCCGCTACGACAGAAGGACAGAGATGCCTCAGCAGTCCGGGGTGTTGATTGACGCAGATGGTGAATTCCACGAATACTATAACGCTCAGCTTGATCCCCTGGCTTCGAGGTTTCTCCGCGTCCGACAGGCCGCCGCACGGAGACCATATCCCAGTCCCTTGGGACACAAGGTGACGAGAGGCATCCGCAACTCCCTACCATGGCAAAGCCCATACACTTTGCCCGAATATATTCCCACTCGACTCATGCAGTTCTTCGATATTCTGGACAGTTATTTCCCAGCACATCGGTTGATTGCGAGTGATTTCAGCGTCCTCCCTGATGCGGTTCCTGGCTTGAATGCACCTGTCGTGCAGACCCGTTACATGAGACGGACAGTGCCGGTCTCTACACCTTTT GTCCACCAAGGCTATTTTGATATCTTCTTCCCTACCGACTTCAACGTCATCGAGGACGTCTATCGTGCAGTCACCGGCAAGCTGACGCAAGTCATGAGCCACGAGGATTTTGTTGATCGCTGGGCATACATTGAAGATACTGAGACAAGGAACGGAGAGAATCCGTTGTTGAACTGGTACAAGAATGCCAGTATGTTGATGACGGTTTAA
- a CDS encoding putative cysteine synthase (COG:E;~EggNog:ENOG410PIEF;~InterPro:IPR036052,IPR001926;~PFAM:PF00291;~TransMembrane:1 (i7-24o)): protein MNDNSRLYLGTTAFVAGILFTLGFKDLLYPALAQLFRESQSQDAEARRRREADTLVARAGPPAIVDGIEGCIGNTPLFRIKSLSDETGCEILGKAEFLNGAGQSSKDRVALSMIQIAEEQGILTPHSGDTVYEGTSGSTGISLATLARAKGYLAHICMPSDQAIEKSDLLLKLGAIVDRVPPAPIVEKENFVNRARALAQAHTSASASGSDQVRGRGFFADQFENESNWRAHYNGSGPEIYAQCDGKLDAFVGGAGTGGTISGVALYLKPKIPNLSVVLADPQGSGLYNRVRYGVMFDLKEREGTRRRRQVDTIVEGIGINRVTANFEAGKELVDDAVRVTDAQAMAMARWLVEKDGMFLGSSSAVNCFAAVKTAMKLGPGHRIVTVLSDSGSRHLSRFWAKAGDVGGATDTKLEDVLNAKDE from the exons ATGAACGACAATTCCCGCCTCTATCTGGGAACCACCGCCTTCGTAGCGGGGATCCTCTTCACACTCGGATTCAAAGACCTGCTCTACCCCGCGCTGGCACAGCTGTTCCGAGAATCTCAATCGCAAGATGCTGAAGCGCGCCGTCGCCGCGAGGCGGATACCTTGGTCGCGCGAGCAGGACCTCCTGCAATCGTGGACGGTATCGAGGGCTGCATAGGAAATACGCCATTGTTCCGGATTAAGTCATTGTCAGATGAGACTGGATGTGAGATCCTGGGGAAGGCAGAG TTCCTCAATGGCGCTGGCCAGAGCTCCAAAGATCGAGTAGCTCTCAGTATGATTCAGATT GCCGAAGAGCAGGGAATCTTGACTCCCCATTCTGGCGACACAGTCTACGAAGGCACATCCGGCTCGACCGGTATCTCTCTAGCTACCTTGGCCCGAGCGAAGGGCTATCTAGCTCACAT CTGCATGCCCTCCGATCAGGCCATCGAGAAATCTGACCTCCTCCTCAAACTAGGCGCAATAGTAGACCGCGTTCCACCAGCCCCAATCGTTGAAAAGGAAAACTTCGTCAACCGCGCACGCGCCCTCGCCCAAGCCCACACGAGCGCATCAGCGTCCGGTTCGGACCAAGTCCGCGGACGAGGCTTCTTCGCAGACCAATTCGAGAATGAGTCCAACTGGCGCGCTCACTACAATGGCTCCGGTCCGGAGATCTACGCCCAATGCGACGGCAAACTCGACGCATTCGTTGGGGGAGCTGGTACGGGCGGTACGATTTCTGGTGTGGCGCTGTACTTGAAGCCGAAGATTCCTAATTTGAGTGTGGTGCTGGCGGATCCGCAGGGTAGTGGGTTGTACAATCGGGTCCGCTATGGTGTCATGTTTGACCTGAAGGAGCGCGAAGGGACAAGACGGCGGAGACAGGTGGATACTATCGTTGAAGGCATCGGGATTAACCGCGTTACTGCCAACTTCGAGGCTGGCAAGGAACTGGTTGATGATGCTGTGCGGGTTACTGATGCGCAAGCTATGGCCATGGCCCGGTGGTTGGTAGAGAAAGATGGGATGTTCCTCGGAAGCAGCAGTGCAGTGAACT GCTTTGCGGCTGTCAAGACCGCCATGAAATTAGGACCAGGCCATCGAATTGTGACCGTCCTTTCAGATTCTGGCTCGAGACATCTTTCCAGGTTCTGGGCTAAGGCCGGAGATGTTGGCGGTGCAACGGATACGAAGCTGGAAGATGTCTTAAACGCGAAGGATGAATAA